The genomic stretch CTCGAATGAACCCACCTCAAACGACAATAGCGGTTCGAAGTGGCGAGAGTCGGTCAGCCACAACATCCTTTCAGTTGGATGCAAGAGCACTCTCCAGCTATGGCTGACCAGTCTGAGAGCGACGTTCGAGTCTGGCTTGTAGATGAAGACGGCGAAACTCTGGTACACCTATCCATTAGTCAGTTCATCAGCCAGCAGGCAACCGAACGAACTCCGCTCGATATAGGACGCCGTATCACCGCCATCGAACTCGCAGCTCTTGCCAACGAGCTTGGCTCGCCAGCAGAGACGTTGGACTACTGGATGACCACCGAACAGTACACGAGTAGTCAAGCGATCTGGGCACATGTCCGGAACGTAAGCCGACAGACTGTCAACGATCGAGTCCGCGCCGCTCGCAAGAAAATAAATGCGGTATAATACCCTCCCCTTCTCACTTACTTACAGAGCCAACCAGTACCAGACTATGTGCCACCGATACGATCAATGACTCTCCCTCTCTTCAAAACAAATTCCGCGTCATTCGCCTCCTCGATCGCACTCGATGCGAGCACCGTTGGTGGGACGACTGTCACCGTCGCAGTACACTCGACACGGGAGCAAGAACCCGAGATCCTCAGCTCCATCTATGAGCACGGCGCGGACATTGGGTTCAAACCGTTCTACGACAAGGCAAACAATTACGAGCACACCGAGTTGCAGGGGTTTTGCGAGAATCTCATTCATGCGAATCGGGCGCACCTCGAAGCATTTGCTCACAGCCGAGCGCGTGACAAGAACACAAATCTCCAGCAGGTCGAAGCGGTTCACTCAGCAATCCACGTGAACGATCTCCTTGTTCTCGGTTTAACTCCGCTGGTGATTATTGATGGAAACGAACAGAAAGCCAAGCCCTTTTTAGAGGCACTCTCCGGACTCACAGACGACCATCCCACAACAGCTCACGGCCAGAAATCGGAGTTCTACTACCCGAATGCGTTACTTGCCGACCTGACGGCAAATTACCTCGCCCACACCCTCGAGCAGCAGTACGACTATATGAATCCCGTTTTTCCCGTTGTGCATGCCAAACAAGCTCGGTCTGACGAGTGGGGACAGGCGTTCAATGGGATGTACCAAAATAGCGTTGAGTACACGCCCGCACAGCTACCCGGTCACCGTGGAGACAGCGTCCGTCAACGAATCTGTTGTTGGTACAAGGGAGCTGTTTTTGCGGATCAGGGGAGCCAGCCTCCAATCAGTGATTCGCTGAACCCGGTCGTACGGACACTTGAGAGGGATGGGTTCGACAATCTGGGGAGCATCCTGCGTGGGTTGTGACTCAGAGTATAGTAACAGGCGCCGATTCCTGCCCCCACATCCATCAAGGGACATGGTCGAACAGGCTCTTCACGCTGGCGCCTGCGCTCACTTCATTCTACGCCCGGCATTACTGAAAAGCCTTGCTGAAATCAGCGTTAATGACATTTCATTCCAGGGAAAAGAAATTAACATTGCGGGTAAATATTTTAACATTGCCGGTAAAACAGGGCACGCATGTCGAACGGAAGGAAATTTGACGCGTACAACGTCACCACTGACACAGACATCACAGCTGAGGCAGGTTCGCTCACGTTTGCGGAGGTTCAGTGGCTGACTCAGGCTGGTGTCCTCCGTATTAAATCACATCAAACAGCCACAGGCGAAGTTACTAACGCAATACTCAATGTAGAAAAGCTCGCTGATATTGCGTTTGAAAACGATATCCTCAGTAAAGTCGCCAGTTCGGTGGAAACGGATATTCTCGGGGCGTTCAAGCAGAGCGAGGAGACGACGTTAACAACAGGAGAGATTGCTGGCGAGATTGACCGTCCGAAATCGAGCGTGAGTCGTGCTCTCACCAAATTAACCGAGAAAGGGAAGTTGAATAAGGTGCAGTCTGGCGTGTATCGGGTTCGTTGAACCTACTAGTGGGTGTTTTCAGTGACAGATAATCGACTATTGCCTGACGTATTCTTACGATTAGGCCTAACGTTAAGCCGCCTGACATCCTCCCACGACTTCATCGTGGGCTTTCTCCTCGAATCGTGTAATCCAGACTATGCAGGCAAAGTCACCAACTCATGCGGCCCGTTCCTCAATGAAAATCTGTCTCGTTCCAGCCACGAGATTTTGAGAGCCTGCTAATGCCGCTTCATCAAGCCCAATAGTGACTCCCTCAAAATCACCAAGGACGAAGTTCAATTCGACCACATGCTCGAAGCACTTGACCAGGCACGTCAGTTCCCCATGGTCATCAGAGTAGAGTGAGTCGTATACCGGCGCAGTCATCGATTCCAGACGCGTATTGTCTATCGAATCTCTGAGTTGCTCTCTGGTGTATTTTTCGGTGACATCGTCACGGAGATACACAATCTCGTACTCTTCTTGCTCATAGCTTATGACACTCCGTAAATTCTCTTGTGTCCTCTCCTCAAAGTAGTCTTTGAGACGAGATGCTAGTCCCCTCACCATGGTTAGGCTACTCATTGATTCCTTAATAATTTGACTGGTACGCCTGAATACAACGGAAGCTAGTCACGGAAGTAGTAGTCAACCCAGGATGGGTAACGAAGCCATCGAAGGAATGGATAGCCAACCACCCAGCCATATCGGTTGCAGGTCAGAAATCGGTCCTCCGTTAGTCGACCGGACGTACGCCTGGCAGTTCGGGCACGTGCCTTTGTCTCGACTCGTGTCGAAGTAGTCGCTCTTTAATTGGCGATAATAAGTGAACCCAACTCCGTGGACTATCGACTCAATTTTGTAGAATAGCCAGCACTCCCCTCATTCGCAACGATTCGTGTTTGGAGGTACTTCGATAAAAAGTAAATCAGTAGCCAAGAAGCTGGTCTGCTACCGCAATCTCAAGCGAGCGTGGACCCCTCCTCTCGCAGCACTTCGTCGATACTGGGCACCATAATCCGAATGTAGCCGAAGACAGAGCAGTCATCGACTTTGGAATTGTTGGTATCGACGCGATATTCGACGTGCCCGTCGCTGTCTAACTTCCATCGCTTGCGCCCAACGGTGTCCGCGACTCCGCTGAGGTCGATCGTATTGCCGCCTACGGTCTCGATGTAGTCGTCCCCGTCGATGGTTTTCTTCTCGACGACGATGTCGCAGTGCGACCGTCCATAGATCTCATCTTTCGGCACGTGCTTTCCGGTTACATCGCCGATGGCGGTATAGTTCTGCGCCAGACTCTGAAGCGAATGGTCAGAACACGGCTTGTTTTTGCCTTTCCGATTTTTACACAGGATATCACCAACCTCTGGGGTGATTTCTGCAGCGGAGAACAACCAGAAGGGCCGTTCGCGGTCTCCATTCATGCGGTTGACGAGCGCGTTGACGACGTAGTTCAGGTGTCGGAAGTGGAATGCGAATCCATCAGCGTGCGTCACACCGGCCTGATTTACGACGTAGGAGATGAAGGCAGCACTCCACGCAGATTCGTCGTTTTTCGCTTTCTTGGCGTACGCTTTCGCACCTTGTTCGGTGATGACGCCATCTCCTGCCTCGGCGACGACCCCATAGTAGGATTCGAGCTTCGACAGTTGCGTAGCCTCGTCTTTCTTCGACGTATCCTGTTTCGTCCACGCACGTTCTTCTGCTTTCGCAGCGTTGACGATTTGCTCCTTCCAGTACAGCCCGTTCGCTCGAAGACCGCTCAGGTCCACATCGTCGTCCGATGTCGCAGACGGGTACTGGGCCGGTACAACGCCCGAGTCGTCACTCATCGAATCGAGCCTGTACATTGCATCCGTCGCCCTCCCGACGGGGTCGGCTTTGCTCTGCAACATATCGACAGGCAAGTCAGTCGAATCCGATTCACGCGACCGGTATTCGTGAGAACTCCCATTGACGGTCGACCCGTTCGAGGAAGACCCACTCGACGAACCGATGTCACCGATTCCGGAATTCGACTTCCCTGTGGTGTTCTCGGCTCCGCCGTTCGTCATCGGCGATGAGGTGGTTGATTGCTTTCCGGCTTCGTTGAAGAGTGCGCCGAATCCGGAATTCGTGTCCGTCGTTCTGTCGGTCCCTGACGAGCCACCAGTAGACGCTCCGACAAGCGACGCGAGCGTTTTCATCCGTTCGGTGTCGGCCTTCAACTTCGCTTGATAGTTCTGGGAGGCAATCTTGCTCTGGGCGGTGGCTCCCGCCATCGTCGTCTTCGTCGCACTCGTTGCTGCATCGCTCGTCGACTGTTGGCCCTGTTGGGCAACTGCAGCAGTCTGGTCGAGGCCGGACATATCGCGGAACAGATTCGCGGTCGACACCGCGTTAAGGATGGCCGACAGCCCAGCCGGATCTGGAACAGACGGTGGCGTCTGGATATTGACGATCGGCGAGTCGAGTGAGCCAGGTGTGAGCTGCTCATCGGACGCTCGCGACCCTGTGTCCACGGGATTGATCGCGGTCGCCTGGAACGGAATCGGCGACTCTTGCCAGTCCCAGAATCGAGTGATGTCCAGTTTCTCCGCCGCATTCGCTCGTCCAAGAATGGGCTCCATGTGGACGCCGTCGCTCGGCATCGAAACGAGTTCGTCTTTGACGGCGGCCGCGTCGTAATTGCGGTCTCGCCAGTTCCCCCACCAATTGACCATCGTCAACAGTGTTTGGTGATCCCGTGATTCAGCATCGAAGCCGTCGAAGCCGTATTCGATTGGCCCCTCCTCGATATCGATTCCATCGAGGTCGGTTTCAACTGCACTCGAAATTCCTTCGCGAGTTGACGCAGAAAGCCCATCGAGGGGGATTGGCTCCGGGAGGGCAAGCCGGAAGCCAACGAGATTGCCGTACGTCGCGACTGGAGTCGGTTCGACGAGTTCCGCAGTTCGATTCGTCCCGAACAATGGCATGTCCCGCAAGAGCAACGAAAGCGTCTCCTGGTCTAAGTGCTCCCACACGACTCGACTGTAGTAGAGTTGGCTTTCATTGAGCGTCGAAACGAGTTCGTTGAATTCGATTGGCTGGTCGACGAACAAGACGGGGTTGAACTCGGCCGAACTTTGTGCTGTCCACAATCCTCGAATCGGGATGCTGTCCTGGTTGCCTTCGAACGAAATCCCGAGGGTGAGGTTGAACTGGTCGTCGTCCGTCTCTTCTGCGGTTTCATCGAACGACACAGCGATGCGTTTGATATCGGCGAAATCAACGCCCTCTGGAACGGGAGTCGAACCGTTCTGCACGTCGAGTTGGAGGGGGTCGTTGGTAGACCGACGATATATCTGCACTTCGTCGACGACCTTGTCGTTCTGGCCGCCAGACATCGACGTAAGACGGGTGAGCGTCGCATCCGACGGGACGTCCCACGTCCCGTCTTCGAGCGAGCCAATGACACCAATCCGTGCGTACGCACGCGCTTCGCTCTCTTCATCAGCGATTGAATCTGGCCAGATATCCGACTGGAGGGTTACGATCGATTTGCCGAATGCATTCGCAAGCGAACGATAGGTTTCGTTGTCCAGCGCTGCATCGAGGAGTGCACCCCGATACCGGCGAACCATCCGCTTGTTGAACTCGATTGGCTCGAACGGGAGGAAGATAATCGGCTCTGCCTCCTCGGGCCGAACTTCAGTCCGGTAAATCTGCACCACTTCATAATAGTGCAGGTTCAGCGAGTGCATGTGGTTGTAGTTCGTCACAATGCGCGTCTTCGCCTCCACGGACTCTTCTTGTGAAATCTCGCTCACGATAGACGCCCGTCGTGACCGCGTCGATGACGCCTGCTGTTGGGTAATATCAGTCAATCGCTGGCTCATCGATGCGGAGAGGTCTCGTCGTCCACTCGAGGAACTCACCGACCGCGAAGCAGAGCGCGTGCGCGCCTTGCTTCCCGACCCACTCGCACCGATGCTGAACCCCCCACCCGAAAACCCGAGTCCGCCACTGGCACTCGACTGGCTCGATATTGCATCACTCCGGACCTGTGAACTACCAGTGGTGAACTCCCGTGCGGTCGCATCCTGTGTCTCGTCGATCGCACGGGTTCGACCGGTTGATGCATCGAGTTGTTCGGCCTGGTCGATGCGTTCGTCAGTAGAAACCCCGATTTGACGTGCCCAATCGAGCACGGCAATTCTGGTCATTTCGCCCGGTGCGAGTGACGTGCTATGCAGTAAATTCCCGAGGGACAGTCCTTCTGGATACCAGGATTGCGAGAAGGTCAAGAACGCCCCGAGTGCAGGCGACGTGTACGAATCAGGTGTCGTAGATGCGTCGATTGTGATGGGGAATCCACCGGATTCTGAGGCACCGACACGTGCGGCCCCGCCATCACTCCTCGTTCGTCGCTTGGTGGTCCGCGAAAACAAGTCGTTTCCATATTGAATTCGCTTGTATTTCGATGGTGCAAGGATTGGACGTTCGACCGTGTTTTCCTCATCTTCTTCTTCCTGTGTTGTTGATTCGAGAACTTCGTCGAGGAACACCTTCTCGTAGAACACTTTCTCTGTGTTGTATTGCCGGGCGACTGGGACTAACTCGGCTGGTGTTCGTTCCGAAGAATCCTCATCCGTTGTGACGCCGTTCAGTTGTCTGAGTATTGCTCTGGCAGCTGATACGGTGGCCACTGTGAGAAATCTCGGATTGTTCGCAATGCAATTGCGTCTCGGATGTCATCGTCGAACTGTTCGGTTACGCCAGCTAAGGCACTGATATCGGCGTCTACGAGGTCTTCAACTGGCGTTGGTTCCCCGGACGCCGTGGCACTCGCGGGTGTGAGCCCGTAGCTCGCCATTGGCGAGTTGTCTCCCTCAGCAGCCATTCTGATTCGCCTGGCTAGATTGAACGTGGGTGCGGTCGCCAGGTCGTGAACAGTCTCGATGTCAAGATGAGTTAGCGCAGCAACATCATCTGCATCGACACCGACGAGCGCGTCGATCGGTGATGCGAGTATCTCTCGAATACTCTTCTCCGCGTAGTCGGATTTCACCAGGTTGCTATAGTGTATTCCAGTCATAATTCAATTATTTACTGTCTAAATCAATTTGATATATGTTGACATAAGTCTATGGCTCGGCTTACGCTCACGAAAGTAGCACGCAGCTAAAAAGCGGACAGCGTGGCTGTGAACACAGTTTTCAGAACAGGATGCGGAGTGGCCTTTCGATTGGGCTAGTCAAGCCCGCGCCTATGCATGTGACTGAAATGATACGTCTCCTCCCGCAAACGGTGTCCCCTGTTCGGGCGAAAAACAGGGCTAATTCAAGATATTGAATTGAACTTCAAAAACTGATGCTGCCAGAGAGTGGAGTACGTGTATGAGCGACGCAGGAACCTCAAACCACACAGCAAAAGTCGCCCGGATTCGGGAGGTCGCGATGACGGTCCGCGAACCAAAAAACGCGGGCGAGATTGCTACTGCTGCTGGTGTTGCCCGGAACACAGCCGAAAAGTATCTCATCCAACTCGTCGAGGCCGATAAACTCGAAACGATTCAGCGTGGCCGTGAGACCTGTTACCATCCCGACCCAGTCACTCAGTATTTCGATCAGATTCGTGACCTCATCAACGACCACGAAAAAGACGAACTCACGGCTGAATTACGTGCAATCCGGGACGATATCGACGAGTGGAAGGCTGCATACGATGTGAAATCTGCTGACGAACTCCGAGCGACCGTCGGTGCTGATATTCCAGCAGTCGAACGCCGACAGCGACGGCACGACGCAGAGGATTGGGAGTACTCTGAGCACCAGGCCACGCTCATCAAGCAGGCAATTTTGCTCTACGATTCGATTGAAGCGACTCGTATCCACCACCTGACTCGGTGACGAAGGGAAAACTCACAGGGAGCAAGGAGAAAGCCCACGACCAAGTCGTGGGTGGTTGATTATTGAGGGGGTAGATTTCGTCTGTTCACGCCAGTCTGAACACTCTCAAACAACCGAATCCGGGCGATTCGTTTTCATCGATTCACCACGACTCCCTCTTACTGCCTTCCCACCTTTCCAGCGGGTGAAATATACGTGGCTAATCTGCACTCGCAGGAGTGGTGTCTGTATCGACGTCGTCGAGAAGTGGATAGTCGATGTGTATCTCGATTTTATCGAAGGGGACGACTGGTTGAATCGCTCCCCCAGGGCCTCCTTCCCTGAGTTCGAGAATGCCCAGCACCTCCAGTTGTTTCAGGTCTGCATGCACATCGGAGACGTCGCGGTCGACGAGTCGTGCAGTCTCTCGCATACTTGCGGGATGTTCTTTGGCAATTGCCTGAACGAGATTGAGGCGCAGTGGGGTGAGACTGTCGACGAGATCGTCATAGGTTCCGAACTGGAGGACTGCACGCTCATCGCTTGCATCCAGTTCACCAGTCTCTGCTGTCTGAATGAACTGGAGCGTATCCTCTCGGAGCTGTGCTCGGTCGCCGACAGTGATGTGAAGTGTAGTCATGTTCGGGTGTGTTGGACGTGTTTGTGTATATGCAGTTCAATAGAGACGGGGTGGGTTCCCACCAATAATATCCCAGTATTCGTCAGCACTGGCTCAGAACTCCACGACGAGGGCTTCCATGCCAAGGAACTCGACGTCTGCGTCACCGGCAGCGGTGTGGAGTTCGTGGCCCATCCCTCACTGTTGGGTTGCCACCCAACATTATACCTGTGTTGGAGTATTAACCCAACAACGAATCAACTGCTTGTGGGACATTGCTCGCCTGCTCTGGATAGAGGAGTTCGGTTGCTTTCGGCGTCCACTCAATCTCAGTCATCGATGCCGAGACGTTCCTTCACATCCTCGTGTGAGACCGTCTCGCTTTGCTCCCGCTGTTCACGGCTTTCGGCGAGGTGCTCGAGTGCTTCCTCAGAGAGCTGTGTTGGAGGGGTGACTGCGTCGCGGAGTGCATAGCGGATAAATTCGGACTTGTTGGCGTAGCCGCGTTGCTCCCAGACTTCATCTATTTGGGTGAGCAGCGCGCGTGGCACCCGGACGTTGATTTTCTCCATTTCGCCGTCCGATCCGGAGTTGCCGTCGCTACTCATACGCTGTGATACGAATGTATCACAGATGGGTCTTCGGGTGGGTTTCCCATCTGAGCACCCCATCCACCCGAAATATGGGACACTGCACCAGATTCTGTGACGTCATCAAACTCACCTCGCTCGACAAGGAGAAAAATCCCAGAAATGTGTCTGCAGTAGCGACTCTCGAAAAACGAATTTTCACCGTTTAGGTGACGACCTACACTCGGGTGAAATCCCCGGAAAAGACGCGTTTAGGAAGATTTGAAACTGGGGGATCCGCGGCAATTGAATCGTTAATGAAATACACTGAACAACGATTGAACATGTGTTGATGCAAGATGGTATCTTTAAAAGTCGAAGGAGAGTAGATTTCGTCTGTTCACGCCAGTTTTAACACCCTCAAACAACCGAAATCAAGCGATTAGAATTCAGCGTCGTGGGTTGGGATCTCCACTTTCGTGTCCACTCGCTCCTTGATACTGAGCAACGTCTTTCGGGTCATAATGACTGCAAGGCGGAAACCTGCGACTTTAGGCGTTCGCAAGACGCTTTGCGTCTTGTTAGCCAATCAGAACTCTCCGAGTTCTGATGACGCGGGAGGAAGCCGACAACCCGATACATAAACACTCCTCGATAGCAGGCCGACTCCCCCACGTCAATCCGAACCAGTATAAATACAGGCTACTATATATGAAGTACAGATGGTGGAAGATTCAAGCACTCGAACCGTGCCCATCAAACTCGATGTGGACAAGAGTGCCGCTGACCTCCTCCACCAGACAACCGACCACTTCCTTGACGCCGCCAACCATGTCGTAGACGTAGCGTGGGAGCCAGACTGGAAAATCACCAGCAAGCAGAAACTCCACGACCTTACCTACTACGACGTTCGGGATGATTCACCGCTTCCAGCCAATCTCGTGCAAGCTGCACGAAACCGCGCCGCAGAAGCCGTCAAAGGAGTTATCGAACGGTGGTCACAAGGCAAGAACGCCTCGAAACCACACTTCACGTCGCGGTTCGCCAGCTACGACGCAAGAACCGTCACCGTCAACGACGACCACGCCACACTCGCCACCATCGACGGACGAGTGACCGCAGACTTCGTCCTACCCGATGAACAGCGTGATACGCCACACTCCGCATATCTGTTCAACGACGACTACGACGTGAAAGGAGCTACGCTCCACTACGACGAGGTTGAGGACTGTTTCTACCTTCATGTGCGGACAAAGCCCGCCGTGGAGAACGATGAGGCCGAACAAGGCGATGCCAAGCACGTCTCCGTCCTTGGTGTTGACCTCGGCATCACAAACATCGCAACCACCTCAACTGGGAAATTCTGGAGCGGCGGCGAACTCAACCACTGGCACCGCGAGTATGAGAAACGTCGAGCAGACCTGCAAAAGACCGGAACTCGATGGGCACACGAAAACGTTCAGCGAGTCGGTCGAAAGCAAACCGGGCGTTTCGAGCAATTGCTTCACACCATCTCGAACGAACTCGTGGAAGAAGCGTTGGAGAACGACTGCACACATATCGTGTTTGAGCAACTCA from Haladaptatus sp. QDMS2 encodes the following:
- a CDS encoding helix-turn-helix domain-containing protein, with the translated sequence MSNGRKFDAYNVTTDTDITAEAGSLTFAEVQWLTQAGVLRIKSHQTATGEVTNAILNVEKLADIAFENDILSKVASSVETDILGAFKQSEETTLTTGEIAGEIDRPKSSVSRALTKLTEKGKLNKVQSGVYRVR
- a CDS encoding DUF2272 domain-containing protein, giving the protein MTRIAVLDWARQIGVSTDERIDQAEQLDASTGRTRAIDETQDATAREFTTGSSQVRSDAISSQSSASGGLGFSGGGFSIGASGSGSKARTRSASRSVSSSSGRRDLSASMSQRLTDITQQQASSTRSRRASIVSEISQEESVEAKTRIVTNYNHMHSLNLHYYEVVQIYRTEVRPEEAEPIIFLPFEPIEFNKRMVRRYRGALLDAALDNETYRSLANAFGKSIVTLQSDIWPDSIADEESEARAYARIGVIGSLEDGTWDVPSDATLTRLTSMSGGQNDKVVDEVQIYRRSTNDPLQLDVQNGSTPVPEGVDFADIKRIAVSFDETAEETDDDQFNLTLGISFEGNQDSIPIRGLWTAQSSAEFNPVLFVDQPIEFNELVSTLNESQLYYSRVVWEHLDQETLSLLLRDMPLFGTNRTAELVEPTPVATYGNLVGFRLALPEPIPLDGLSASTREGISSAVETDLDGIDIEEGPIEYGFDGFDAESRDHQTLLTMVNWWGNWRDRNYDAAAVKDELVSMPSDGVHMEPILGRANAAEKLDITRFWDWQESPIPFQATAINPVDTGSRASDEQLTPGSLDSPIVNIQTPPSVPDPAGLSAILNAVSTANLFRDMSGLDQTAAVAQQGQQSTSDAATSATKTTMAGATAQSKIASQNYQAKLKADTERMKTLASLVGASTGGSSGTDRTTDTNSGFGALFNEAGKQSTTSSPMTNGGAENTTGKSNSGIGDIGSSSGSSSNGSTVNGSSHEYRSRESDSTDLPVDMLQSKADPVGRATDAMYRLDSMSDDSGVVPAQYPSATSDDDVDLSGLRANGLYWKEQIVNAAKAEERAWTKQDTSKKDEATQLSKLESYYGVVAEAGDGVITEQGAKAYAKKAKNDESAWSAAFISYVVNQAGVTHADGFAFHFRHLNYVVNALVNRMNGDRERPFWLFSAAEITPEVGDILCKNRKGKNKPCSDHSLQSLAQNYTAIGDVTGKHVPKDEIYGRSHCDIVVEKKTIDGDDYIETVGGNTIDLSGVADTVGRKRWKLDSDGHVEYRVDTNNSKVDDCSVFGYIRIMVPSIDEVLREEGSTLA
- a CDS encoding transposase, which encodes MVEDSSTRTVPIKLDVDKSAADLLHQTTDHFLDAANHVVDVAWEPDWKITSKQKLHDLTYYDVRDDSPLPANLVQAARNRAAEAVKGVIERWSQGKNASKPHFTSRFASYDARTVTVNDDHATLATIDGRVTADFVLPDEQRDTPHSAYLFNDDYDVKGATLHYDEVEDCFYLHVRTKPAVENDEAEQGDAKHVSVLGVDLGITNIATTSTGKFWSGGELNHWHREYEKRRADLQKTGTRWAHENVQRVGRKQTGRFEQLLHTISNELVEEALENDCTHIVFEQLKGIRERLPYAKAVHKWAFHRLYEYVTYKAESEGLVVKQINPAYTSQRCSKCGFTHEDNRPHNNGQDEFGCLKCGYDVHADYNAAKNIGLKYLRDQQKSGRGGAPVGVRLNSGMMNVNGEYSPTALSG
- a CDS encoding ribbon-helix-helix domain-containing protein produces the protein MSSDGNSGSDGEMEKINVRVPRALLTQIDEVWEQRGYANKSEFIRYALRDAVTPPTQLSEEALEHLAESREQREQSETVSHEDVKERLGIDD